From one Streptomyces sp. ICC1 genomic stretch:
- the ispG gene encoding flavodoxin-dependent (E)-4-hydroxy-3-methylbut-2-enyl-diphosphate synthase: MTAISLGMPDVPAKLADRRVSRKIQVGSVAVGGDAQISVQSMTTTRTSDIGATLQQIAELTASGCDIVRVACPTQDDADALAVIAKKSNIPVIADIHFQPKYVFAAIDAGCAAVRVNPGNIKQFDDKVKEIARAAKDAGTPIRIGVNAGSLDARLLKKYGKATPEALVESALWEASLFEEHGFSDIKISVKHNDPVVMVNAYRQLAAQCTYPLHLGVTEAGPAFQGTIKSAVAFGALLSEGIGDTIRVSLSAPPVEEIKVGRQILESLNLKPRRLEIVSCPSCGRAQVDVYKLAEQVTAGLEGMEVPLRVAVMGCVVNGPGEAREADLGVASGNGKGQIFVKGEVIKTVPESKIVETLIEEALKIAEQMEKDGVMSGEPTVAIGV; this comes from the coding sequence ATGACTGCCATCTCTCTCGGAATGCCGGACGTGCCGGCGAAGCTCGCCGACCGCAGGGTCAGCCGCAAGATCCAGGTCGGTTCCGTGGCCGTCGGCGGCGACGCACAGATCTCGGTGCAGTCGATGACCACCACCAGGACCTCCGACATCGGCGCCACGCTCCAGCAGATCGCGGAGCTGACCGCCTCCGGCTGCGACATCGTGCGCGTGGCCTGCCCGACGCAGGACGACGCCGACGCGCTCGCCGTGATCGCGAAGAAGTCGAACATCCCGGTCATCGCCGACATCCACTTCCAGCCGAAGTACGTGTTCGCCGCGATCGACGCCGGCTGCGCCGCGGTCCGCGTGAACCCGGGCAACATCAAGCAGTTCGACGACAAGGTCAAGGAGATCGCGCGGGCCGCCAAGGACGCCGGGACCCCGATCCGGATCGGCGTGAACGCGGGCTCGCTCGACGCCCGGCTGCTGAAGAAGTACGGCAAGGCCACCCCCGAGGCGCTGGTCGAGTCCGCGCTGTGGGAGGCCTCCCTCTTCGAGGAGCACGGCTTCAGCGACATCAAGATCTCGGTCAAGCACAACGACCCGGTCGTCATGGTCAACGCCTACCGCCAGCTGGCCGCCCAGTGCACGTACCCGCTGCACCTCGGCGTCACCGAGGCCGGGCCGGCCTTCCAGGGCACCATCAAGTCCGCCGTCGCCTTCGGCGCGCTGCTCTCCGAGGGCATCGGCGACACCATCCGCGTCTCGCTGTCGGCCCCGCCGGTGGAGGAGATCAAGGTCGGCCGCCAGATCCTGGAGTCGCTGAACCTCAAGCCGCGCCGCCTGGAGATCGTGTCCTGCCCGTCGTGCGGGCGCGCGCAGGTGGACGTCTACAAGCTGGCCGAGCAGGTCACGGCCGGCCTGGAGGGCATGGAGGTCCCGCTGCGCGTCGCCGTCATGGGCTGCGTCGTGAACGGCCCGGGCGAGGCCCGCGAGGCCGACCTCGGTGTCGCCTCCGGCAACGGCAAGGGCCAGATCTTCGTGAAGGGCGAGGTCATCAAGACCGTCCCCGAGTCGAAGATCGTGGAGACCCTCATCGAAGAGGCGCTGAAGATCGCCGAGCAGATGGAGAAGGACGGCGTGATGTCGGGCGAGCCGACGGTGGCGATCGGGGTCTAG
- a CDS encoding GNAT family N-acetyltransferase — MLTQTTTRVLEPSDLDAALDILGREPVENAFVTSRVQVAGLDPWRLGGEMWGWYADGELRSLCYAGANLVPVCAGPEAIRAFADRARRTGRRCSSIVGPSAATRLLWQLLEPSWGPARDVRSHQPLMIIEQPSDAVAADAQVRRIRKDEMDLIMPACVAMFTEEVGISPMAGDGGLLYQARVAELVATGRSFARVEDGKVVFKAEIGAATPRACQIQGVWVAPEFRGRGHSETGMAAVVAYALRDVAPVVSLYVNDFNTAARASYRRVGFREVGAFMSVLF; from the coding sequence GTGTTGACGCAGACCACCACCCGGGTCCTAGAGCCCAGTGATCTTGACGCCGCGCTCGACATCCTCGGACGCGAGCCGGTCGAGAACGCCTTCGTCACCTCGCGGGTCCAGGTCGCCGGGCTCGATCCGTGGCGCCTGGGCGGCGAGATGTGGGGCTGGTACGCCGACGGAGAGCTCCGCTCCCTCTGCTACGCCGGCGCCAACCTGGTCCCCGTCTGCGCCGGCCCCGAAGCCATCCGCGCCTTCGCCGACCGCGCCCGCCGCACCGGCCGCCGCTGCTCCTCCATCGTCGGCCCCTCGGCGGCCACCCGGCTGCTGTGGCAGCTCCTGGAGCCCAGCTGGGGGCCGGCCCGCGACGTCCGCTCCCACCAGCCGCTCATGATCATCGAGCAGCCGTCCGACGCGGTCGCCGCGGACGCGCAGGTCCGCCGCATCCGCAAGGACGAGATGGACCTGATCATGCCCGCCTGCGTGGCCATGTTCACGGAGGAGGTCGGCATCTCCCCGATGGCGGGCGACGGCGGCCTGCTCTACCAGGCCCGGGTCGCCGAGCTGGTCGCCACCGGCCGCTCCTTCGCCCGCGTCGAGGACGGCAAGGTCGTCTTCAAGGCCGAGATCGGCGCCGCCACCCCCCGCGCCTGCCAGATCCAGGGGGTGTGGGTGGCCCCCGAGTTCCGCGGCCGCGGGCACTCCGAGACCGGGATGGCGGCCGTCGTCGCGTACGCGCTCAGGGACGTGGCCCCCGTGGTGAGCCTCTACGTGAACGACTTCAACACCGCCGCGCGCGCGTCCTACCGCCGGGTCGGCTTCCGCGAGGTCGGCGCGTTCATGAGCGTCCTGTTCTGA
- the dxr gene encoding 1-deoxy-D-xylulose-5-phosphate reductoisomerase — MSDRPAPLADPHLLFDPAAGRRDIVILGSTGSIGTQAIDLALRNPDRFRVTALSAAGGRVALLAEQARLLRVNTVAVAREDVVPALKEALDAQYGAGEPLPEILAGPDAATELAASECHTVLNGITGSIGLAPTLAALRAGRTLALANKESLIVGGPLVKALAKPGQIIPVDSEHAALFQALAAGTRADVQKLVVTASGGPFRGRTRAELASVTVKDALAHPTWAMGPVITINSATLVNKGLEVIEAHLLYDIPFERIEVVVHPQSYVHSMVEFTDGSTLAQATPPDMRGPIAIGLGWPQRIPDAAPAFDWTKASTWEFFPLDTEAFPAVGLARHVGALGGTAPAVFNAANEECVEAFLAGRLPFTAIMDTVSAVVDEHGTPAAGTSLTVTDVLEAETWARARARETAARAAVEARA; from the coding sequence ATGAGCGACCGTCCAGCCCCCCTCGCCGATCCGCACCTCCTCTTCGACCCCGCGGCCGGCCGCCGGGACATCGTCATCCTCGGCTCCACCGGTTCCATCGGGACCCAGGCCATCGACCTGGCCCTGCGCAACCCGGACCGGTTCCGGGTCACGGCGCTGTCCGCCGCGGGCGGCCGGGTCGCGCTGCTGGCCGAGCAGGCCAGGCTGCTGCGGGTGAACACCGTGGCCGTCGCGCGCGAAGACGTCGTACCGGCCCTGAAGGAAGCGCTGGACGCGCAGTACGGCGCCGGTGAGCCGCTGCCCGAGATCCTCGCCGGGCCGGACGCCGCGACCGAGCTCGCCGCCTCCGAGTGCCACACCGTGCTCAACGGCATCACCGGTTCCATCGGCCTCGCACCCACCCTCGCCGCGCTGCGGGCCGGCCGGACCCTGGCCCTCGCCAACAAGGAGTCGCTGATCGTCGGCGGCCCGCTGGTCAAGGCCCTCGCGAAGCCCGGCCAGATCATCCCCGTCGACTCCGAGCACGCGGCGCTCTTCCAGGCGCTCGCCGCCGGCACCCGCGCGGACGTGCAGAAGCTCGTCGTCACCGCCTCCGGCGGACCCTTCCGCGGCCGCACCCGCGCCGAGCTGGCCTCGGTCACCGTCAAGGACGCCCTCGCCCACCCGACCTGGGCCATGGGACCGGTGATCACCATCAACTCGGCGACCCTGGTCAACAAGGGCCTCGAAGTCATCGAGGCGCACCTGCTCTACGACATCCCCTTCGAGCGCATCGAGGTCGTCGTCCACCCGCAGTCATACGTCCACTCGATGGTGGAGTTCACGGACGGCTCCACGCTGGCCCAGGCCACCCCGCCGGACATGCGCGGCCCGATCGCGATCGGCCTCGGCTGGCCCCAGCGGATCCCCGACGCGGCCCCCGCCTTCGACTGGACCAAGGCGTCCACGTGGGAGTTCTTCCCGCTGGACACCGAGGCCTTCCCGGCGGTGGGCCTGGCCCGGCACGTGGGCGCCCTGGGCGGTACCGCGCCCGCCGTGTTCAATGCGGCGAACGAGGAGTGCGTCGAGGCCTTCCTGGCCGGTCGGCTGCCGTTCACAGCAATCATGGATACGGTCTCTGCCGTGGTCGACGAACACGGGACTCCCGCCGCGGGAACTTCCCTCACGGTCACGGACGTCCTTGAAGCGGAGACCTGGGCCCGGGCCCGGGCACGGGAGACGGCGGCACGGGCCGCAGTGGAGGCGCGCGCATGA
- a CDS encoding PucR family transcriptional regulator, producing the protein MPLTLASLVQHSALKLSVRAGEGRLDTPVRWAHVSELADPVPYMEGGELLLITAMKLDAEDPEEMRRYVRRLAAAGVVGIGFAVGVNYDAVPEALVEAARAEDLPLLEVPRRTPFLAISKAVSAALAADQYRAVTAGFEAQRELTRAALSADGPAELLTKLAAHVHGWAALYDTSGAVVAAAPDWAARRAARLTPDVERLRERPAPASAVVGGSEDRVELQSLGTGRRARGALAVGTGAPLGTAERYAVHSAVALLTLTTERSRSLHDAESRLGAAVLRMLLAGQPEHAQAVAGDLYGALLDAPFRIIVAEPALTGTAQPQGLAQLADAVESAAARTGETLLVVPEPGRLVVLAADGGSAVQACSEHAEALESRRGGETGEPEPDELVLGLSAPALASGVAAAFKQADQALVVARRRGRPMVEHEELAAGSVLPLLADDAVQAFADGTLRALREHDEKGRGDLVASLQAWLSRHGQWDAAAADLGVHRHTLRYRMRRVEEILDRSLDDPDVRMELWLALKATSAPA; encoded by the coding sequence ATGCCGCTCACCCTCGCCTCGCTCGTCCAGCACTCGGCGCTCAAACTCAGCGTCCGGGCCGGGGAGGGCCGCCTCGACACCCCCGTGCGCTGGGCCCACGTCAGCGAGCTCGCCGACCCCGTCCCCTACATGGAGGGCGGGGAGCTGCTCCTCATCACCGCGATGAAGCTCGACGCGGAGGACCCCGAGGAGATGCGGCGCTACGTGCGCAGGCTCGCGGCGGCCGGGGTCGTCGGCATCGGCTTCGCCGTCGGCGTCAACTACGACGCCGTGCCCGAGGCGCTGGTCGAGGCCGCCCGCGCCGAGGACCTGCCGCTGCTCGAGGTGCCCCGCCGGACCCCCTTCCTCGCCATCAGCAAGGCCGTCTCCGCCGCCCTCGCCGCCGACCAGTACCGGGCCGTGACCGCCGGCTTCGAGGCGCAGCGGGAGCTGACGCGCGCCGCCCTGTCCGCCGACGGCCCCGCCGAGCTGCTGACCAAGCTCGCGGCGCACGTGCACGGCTGGGCCGCCCTCTACGACACCTCGGGCGCCGTCGTCGCGGCCGCTCCCGACTGGGCCGCGCGCCGGGCCGCCCGGCTGACCCCCGACGTGGAGCGGCTGCGCGAGCGGCCCGCGCCCGCCAGCGCCGTGGTGGGCGGCTCCGAGGACCGGGTCGAGCTGCAGTCCCTGGGCACCGGGCGCCGGGCCCGGGGCGCCCTGGCGGTCGGCACCGGAGCCCCGCTCGGCACGGCGGAGCGCTACGCCGTCCACTCGGCGGTGGCGCTGCTGACGCTCACCACCGAACGCTCCCGGTCCCTGCACGACGCGGAGTCCCGCCTCGGCGCGGCCGTGCTGCGCATGCTGCTCGCCGGCCAGCCGGAGCACGCGCAGGCCGTGGCCGGGGACCTGTACGGGGCCCTGCTGGACGCGCCGTTCCGGATCATCGTCGCCGAGCCGGCGCTGACGGGGACCGCCCAGCCGCAGGGCCTGGCCCAGCTGGCCGACGCCGTGGAGTCGGCGGCGGCGCGCACCGGGGAGACCCTGCTGGTGGTGCCGGAGCCGGGCCGCCTCGTGGTCCTGGCGGCCGACGGGGGCTCGGCGGTACAGGCGTGCTCGGAGCACGCGGAGGCGCTGGAATCGCGCCGCGGCGGGGAGACGGGCGAACCGGAGCCGGACGAACTGGTGCTCGGCCTGTCGGCGCCGGCCCTGGCCTCCGGAGTGGCGGCGGCCTTCAAGCAGGCCGACCAGGCCCTCGTCGTGGCCCGGCGGCGCGGCCGCCCGATGGTCGAGCACGAGGAGCTCGCCGCCGGCTCGGTCCTGCCGCTGCTGGCCGACGACGCGGTACAGGCCTTCGCGGACGGCACGCTGCGGGCGCTGCGCGAGCACGACGAGAAGGGCCGCGGCGACCTGGTGGCCTCGCTCCAGGCCTGGCTCTCGCGCCACGGCCAGTGGGACGCGGCGGCGGCCGACCTCGGGGTCCACCGCCACACGCTGCGCTACCGGATGCGGCGGGTGGAGGAGATCCTCGACCGCTCCCTGGACGACCCGGACGTCCGCATGGAGCTCTGGCTCGCCCTGAAGGCCACGTCCGCCCCGGCGTGA
- a CDS encoding site-2 protease family protein produces the protein MTILLNLIGVLVFVVGLLFSIAWHELGHLSTAKLFGIRVPQYMVGFGRTIWSRKKGDTEYGLKAIPMGGYIRMIGMFPPGEDGKVTARSTSPFRSMIEDARSAAYEELQPGDESRLFYTRKPWKRVIVMFAGPFMNLVLALAIFFGVWMTFGVQQTTTQVATVTDCVLKQSDKRKVCQDGDPVAPAKGAGLRVGDKIVAFDGKPVEDWDALQRNIRTTIGAATLTVLRDGQRIELHPTLVENRVAKTDGRGGYLKDEYVSAGYLGVSAETVIAPLTFTQSAEHVVEVVEASVEGLANLPGKVPALWNAVFNGGEREADSPMGIVGAARISADIATLDIPKEQRASIMLGVLGYFNLSLFLFNMLPLLPLDGGHIAGALWESARRAFARVFRRADPGPFDVAKLMPAAYVVAAVFVCFTLLVLAADVVNPIRIT, from the coding sequence ATGACCATCCTGCTCAACCTGATCGGCGTGCTCGTCTTCGTGGTCGGGCTGCTCTTCTCCATCGCCTGGCACGAGCTCGGCCACCTCTCGACGGCCAAGCTCTTCGGCATCCGCGTGCCCCAGTACATGGTCGGCTTCGGCCGGACCATCTGGTCCCGCAAGAAGGGCGACACCGAGTACGGGCTCAAGGCCATCCCGATGGGCGGCTACATCCGCATGATCGGGATGTTCCCGCCCGGCGAGGACGGCAAGGTCACCGCCCGCTCGACGTCGCCGTTCCGCTCGATGATCGAGGACGCGCGCTCGGCGGCGTACGAGGAGCTGCAGCCGGGCGACGAGTCGCGGCTCTTCTACACGCGCAAGCCCTGGAAGCGCGTGATCGTGATGTTCGCGGGACCGTTCATGAACCTGGTCCTGGCGCTGGCGATCTTCTTCGGCGTGTGGATGACCTTCGGCGTGCAGCAGACGACCACCCAGGTCGCGACGGTCACCGACTGCGTCCTCAAGCAGAGCGACAAGCGCAAGGTCTGCCAGGACGGCGACCCGGTGGCCCCGGCCAAGGGCGCGGGCCTGCGGGTCGGCGACAAGATCGTGGCGTTCGACGGCAAGCCGGTCGAGGACTGGGACGCCCTCCAGCGGAACATCCGCACCACGATCGGCGCCGCCACCCTCACCGTCCTGCGCGACGGCCAGCGGATCGAGCTCCACCCGACCCTCGTCGAGAACCGCGTCGCCAAGACCGACGGCCGCGGCGGCTACCTCAAGGACGAGTACGTGTCGGCCGGCTACCTCGGCGTCAGCGCGGAGACCGTGATCGCCCCGCTCACCTTCACCCAGTCCGCGGAGCACGTCGTGGAGGTCGTCGAGGCCAGCGTGGAGGGCCTGGCCAACCTCCCGGGCAAGGTCCCGGCCCTGTGGAACGCCGTGTTCAACGGCGGCGAGCGCGAGGCCGACTCCCCGATGGGCATCGTCGGCGCGGCCCGGATCAGCGCCGACATCGCGACCCTGGACATCCCCAAGGAGCAGCGGGCCTCGATCATGCTCGGGGTCCTCGGCTACTTCAACCTCTCCCTCTTCCTCTTCAACATGCTGCCCCTGCTGCCCCTGGACGGCGGGCACATCGCCGGCGCCCTGTGGGAGTCGGCGCGGCGCGCCTTCGCGCGGGTCTTCCGGCGCGCGGACCCGGGCCCCTTCGACGTGGCGAAGCTGATGCCCGCCGCGTACGTGGTGGCGGCCGTCTTCGTCTGCTTCACGCTGCTGGTGCTGGCCGCGGACGTGGTGAACCCCATCAGGATCACCTGA
- a CDS encoding aldehyde dehydrogenase family protein, producing the protein MTSTHAFWLAGRQATGDDSLDVHSPWDGRLVGTVSVPTDAQVEEAVAAAHAVTAEFSATPAHVRAEALAHVSRRLAERTEEIALLISAENGKPIKWARGEVGRAVSVFRFASEEARRFNGGEAQRLDTDAGGVGRLALTRRFVKGPVLGIAPFNFPLNLCAHKVAPAIAVGAPIILKPAPATPLSALIIGELLAETDLPAGSWSVLTVANDKMPELVKDERLPVISFTGSDKVGYAIQQAVPHKHCTLELGGNAAAVVLEDWASEADLDWAATRIATFSNYQAGQSCIGVQRVIADAAVYDRLVEKVVAKVQEQVTGDPNDSATDVGPLVSEDAAKRVESWVDEAVAAGAKLLTGGKREGASYEPTVVAEVPEGVTLATEEVFGPVLTLRKVENTDEAFAAVNDSKFGLQAGVFTRNIQTAFRAHRELEVGGVIVGDVPSYRADQMPYGGVKQSGVGREGVRYAMDDYTYERVLVLSGLDI; encoded by the coding sequence ATGACTTCCACCCACGCCTTCTGGCTCGCCGGCCGTCAGGCCACCGGCGACGACAGCCTCGACGTCCACTCCCCGTGGGACGGCCGTCTCGTCGGTACCGTGAGCGTCCCCACCGACGCCCAGGTCGAAGAGGCGGTGGCCGCGGCCCACGCCGTGACGGCGGAGTTCTCCGCGACCCCGGCCCACGTACGCGCCGAGGCCCTGGCCCACGTGTCGCGCCGGCTGGCCGAGCGCACCGAGGAGATCGCCCTGCTGATCTCCGCCGAGAACGGCAAGCCCATCAAGTGGGCCCGCGGTGAGGTCGGCCGTGCGGTGTCCGTGTTCCGCTTCGCCTCCGAAGAGGCCCGCCGCTTCAACGGCGGAGAGGCCCAGCGCCTCGACACCGACGCCGGCGGCGTCGGCCGTCTCGCCCTGACGCGCCGCTTCGTCAAGGGCCCGGTCCTCGGCATCGCGCCCTTCAACTTCCCGCTGAACCTGTGCGCCCACAAGGTGGCCCCCGCCATCGCCGTCGGCGCGCCGATCATCCTGAAGCCGGCCCCGGCCACCCCGCTCTCCGCGCTGATCATCGGTGAGCTGCTCGCCGAGACCGATCTCCCGGCCGGCTCCTGGTCCGTGCTGACCGTCGCCAACGACAAGATGCCGGAGCTGGTCAAGGACGAGCGCCTGCCGGTCATCTCCTTCACCGGTTCCGACAAGGTCGGCTACGCCATCCAGCAGGCCGTGCCCCACAAGCACTGCACCCTGGAGCTCGGCGGCAACGCCGCGGCCGTCGTCCTGGAGGACTGGGCCTCGGAGGCCGACCTCGACTGGGCCGCGACCCGCATCGCGACCTTCTCGAACTACCAGGCCGGCCAGTCCTGCATCGGCGTGCAGCGCGTCATCGCCGACGCCGCCGTCTACGACCGCCTGGTCGAGAAGGTCGTCGCGAAGGTCCAGGAGCAGGTCACCGGCGACCCGAACGACTCGGCCACCGACGTCGGCCCCCTGGTCTCCGAGGACGCCGCCAAGCGCGTCGAGTCCTGGGTCGACGAGGCCGTCGCCGCCGGAGCCAAGCTGCTCACGGGCGGCAAGCGCGAGGGTGCCTCGTACGAGCCCACCGTCGTCGCCGAGGTGCCCGAGGGCGTCACGCTGGCCACCGAAGAGGTGTTCGGGCCGGTCCTGACCCTGCGCAAGGTCGAGAACACCGACGAGGCCTTCGCCGCCGTCAACGACTCGAAGTTCGGCCTGCAGGCGGGCGTCTTCACCCGCAACATCCAGACCGCCTTCCGCGCCCACCGCGAGCTGGAGGTCGGCGGCGTGATCGTCGGCGACGTCCCGTCCTACCGCGCCGACCAGATGCCGTACGGCGGGGTCAAGCAGTCCGGTGTGGGCCGCGAGGGCGTGCGCTACGCGATGGACGACTACACCTACGAGCGGGTCCTGGTCCTCAGCGGCCTCGACATCTGA
- a CDS encoding acyl-CoA dehydrogenase family protein, translated as MSATQPGGTQPVQPVQPEQPAQPVQPKVTEREARQVAEAAREQDWQRPSFAKELFLGRFRLDLIHPHPTPAADDVRRGEAFLARLKEFCETSIDGARIEREAKIPDETVRGLKELGALGMKIGTEYGGLGLTQVYYNKALALVGSVSPAIGALLSAHQSIGVPQPLKMFGTQEQKDAYLPRCATTAISAFLLTEPDVGSDPARLATTAVPDGDDAYVLDGVKLWTTNGVVADLLVVMARVPRSENHRGGITAFVVEADSPGITVEHRNAFMGLRGLENGVTRFHQVRVPAAQRIGAEGAGLKIALTTLNTGRLSLPAMCVGAGKWCLKIAREWSGVREQWGRPVALHEAVGAKISFIAATTFALEAVVDLASQMADEDRNDIRIEAALAKLYGSEMACLMADELVQIRGGRGFETAESLAARGERAVPAEQMLRDLRINRIFEGSTEIMHLLIAREAVDAHLSVAGDLIDPEKDLGDKAKAGARAAGFYARWLPRLAAGAGQVPGTYKAFHPDGHPDLATHLRYVERGSRKLARSTFYAMSRWQGRMETKQGFLGRIVDIGAELFAMSAACVRAEHLRATGDHGREAYQLADAFCRQSRLRVEELFGRLWANTDDLDRKVVAGVLSGTYTWLEEGILDPSGDGPWIADASPGPSTRKNVHRPLR; from the coding sequence ATGTCCGCAACACAGCCAGGCGGCACGCAGCCCGTACAGCCCGTACAGCCCGAACAGCCCGCACAGCCCGTTCAGCCCAAGGTGACCGAGCGCGAGGCACGGCAGGTCGCGGAAGCGGCCCGGGAACAGGACTGGCAGCGGCCGAGCTTCGCCAAGGAGCTGTTCCTCGGCCGGTTCCGGCTCGACCTGATCCACCCGCACCCCACCCCCGCCGCGGACGACGTCCGGCGGGGCGAGGCCTTCCTGGCCCGGCTGAAGGAGTTCTGCGAGACCTCCATCGACGGGGCGCGCATCGAGCGCGAGGCGAAGATCCCCGACGAGACCGTGCGCGGGCTCAAGGAGCTCGGCGCGCTCGGCATGAAGATCGGCACCGAGTACGGGGGCCTCGGCCTCACCCAGGTGTACTACAACAAGGCGCTCGCCCTCGTCGGCTCCGTCAGCCCGGCCATCGGAGCCCTGCTCTCCGCCCACCAGTCGATCGGCGTGCCCCAGCCGCTGAAGATGTTCGGCACGCAGGAGCAGAAGGACGCCTACCTGCCGCGCTGCGCCACCACCGCCATCAGCGCCTTCCTCCTCACCGAGCCGGACGTCGGCTCCGACCCGGCGCGGCTGGCCACCACCGCGGTCCCGGACGGGGACGACGCGTACGTCCTGGACGGCGTGAAGCTCTGGACCACCAACGGGGTCGTCGCCGACCTGCTCGTCGTCATGGCCCGCGTCCCCCGGAGCGAGAACCACCGGGGCGGCATCACGGCCTTCGTCGTCGAGGCGGACTCGCCGGGCATCACCGTCGAGCACCGCAACGCCTTCATGGGCCTGCGCGGCCTGGAGAACGGCGTCACCCGCTTCCACCAGGTCAGGGTTCCGGCCGCCCAGCGCATCGGCGCCGAGGGAGCCGGCCTGAAGATCGCCCTGACCACGCTGAACACCGGCCGGCTGTCGCTGCCCGCCATGTGCGTCGGCGCCGGGAAGTGGTGTCTGAAGATCGCCCGCGAGTGGTCCGGCGTACGCGAGCAGTGGGGGCGGCCCGTCGCCCTGCACGAGGCCGTCGGCGCCAAGATCTCCTTCATCGCCGCCACCACCTTCGCCCTGGAGGCCGTGGTCGACCTCGCCTCGCAGATGGCCGACGAGGACCGCAACGACATCCGGATCGAGGCCGCCCTCGCCAAGCTCTACGGCTCCGAGATGGCCTGCCTGATGGCTGACGAACTGGTCCAGATCCGCGGCGGACGCGGCTTCGAGACCGCCGAATCGCTCGCGGCGCGCGGCGAGCGGGCCGTCCCGGCCGAGCAGATGCTCCGCGACCTGCGCATCAACCGGATCTTCGAGGGATCCACCGAGATCATGCACTTGCTGATCGCCCGCGAGGCCGTGGACGCCCACCTGTCGGTCGCCGGCGACCTCATCGACCCCGAGAAGGACCTGGGCGACAAGGCGAAGGCGGGCGCCCGCGCCGCCGGGTTCTACGCCCGCTGGCTGCCCCGGCTCGCCGCCGGAGCCGGCCAGGTCCCCGGCACCTACAAGGCCTTCCACCCCGACGGCCACCCCGACCTCGCCACCCACCTGCGCTACGTCGAGCGGGGCTCGCGCAAACTCGCCCGTTCGACCTTCTACGCCATGTCCCGCTGGCAGGGCCGGATGGAGACCAAGCAGGGGTTCCTCGGCCGGATCGTCGACATCGGCGCCGAGCTCTTCGCGATGAGCGCGGCCTGCGTGCGCGCCGAGCACCTGCGGGCCACCGGCGACCACGGCCGCGAGGCCTACCAGCTCGCCGACGCCTTCTGCCGGCAGTCCCGGCTGCGCGTGGAGGAGCTCTTCGGCCGGCTCTGGGCCAACACCGACGACCTCGACCGCAAGGTGGTCGCCGGCGTCCTGTCCGGCACTTACACCTGGCTGGAGGAGGGCATCCTCGACCCGTCCGGCGACGGCCCGTGGATCGCCGATGCCTCTCCCGGCCCCTCGACGCGGAAGAACGTGCACCGACCACTGCGCTGA
- a CDS encoding alpha/beta fold hydrolase: MSYLARHRATADPALRLVCFPHAGGGASFFRDWTRHLDPSVDVVAVRYPGRESRFGEPLIPTMDALSPHIAAELLAEPAVPTVLLGHSMGAAVAYETLLRLEAAGADHFTRLCVSGRGLAPTAPVTARTDEDLIASVTSLGGPNVALWSDPELRELFLPVLRNDYRLIDAYRRREDAPLLRAGVMALTGDRDPRVTPLGAEEWSKVTAGAFTSHVFEGDHFYLVPHAAQVARLAVARPGG, from the coding sequence ATGTCCTACCTGGCCCGGCACCGTGCCACCGCCGACCCCGCCCTGCGCCTGGTCTGCTTCCCGCACGCGGGAGGCGGCGCGAGCTTCTTCCGCGACTGGACCCGGCACCTGGACCCCTCGGTCGACGTCGTGGCGGTGCGGTACCCGGGGCGCGAGAGCCGCTTCGGCGAACCGCTGATCCCGACCATGGACGCGCTGTCGCCGCACATCGCCGCGGAGCTCCTGGCCGAACCCGCCGTGCCCACCGTGCTCCTCGGCCACAGCATGGGCGCGGCCGTGGCGTACGAGACCCTCCTGCGCCTCGAAGCCGCGGGCGCGGACCACTTCACCCGCCTGTGCGTCTCGGGCCGCGGACTCGCGCCCACCGCCCCGGTCACTGCACGGACGGACGAGGACCTGATCGCCTCCGTCACCTCGCTGGGCGGCCCCAACGTGGCGCTCTGGAGCGACCCGGAGCTGCGCGAGCTGTTCCTGCCGGTCCTGCGCAACGACTACCGCCTGATCGACGCCTACCGCCGCCGCGAGGACGCTCCACTGCTGCGCGCGGGCGTCATGGCCCTCACGGGTGACCGCGATCCCCGCGTCACCCCCCTGGGCGCGGAGGAATGGTCCAAGGTCACCGCGGGCGCCTTCACGTCCCACGTCTTCGAGGGCGACCACTTCTACCTCGTCCCCCACGCGGCGCAGGTCGCCCGCCTGGCCGTGGCCCGACCCGGCGGCTGA